The Mesobacillus jeotgali genome window below encodes:
- the map gene encoding type I methionyl aminopeptidase: protein MIVLKSAREIENMKEAGKLLASVHKELRKIIKPGVTTWEIDEFVEDFLKKNGATPQQKGYRNYQYATCASINDEVCHGFPRKEALKDGDIVTIDMVVNLNGALADSAWSYAVGNISEQSQKLLEVTKEALYRGIAASVHGNRVGDISHAIQSYVEGEGFSVVREFIGHGIGSVIHEKPDIPHYGLPGKGPRLKEGMVFTIEPMVNVGEWKTKMDDNGWTARTVDGKLSAQYEHTIAITKDGPVILTEQD from the coding sequence ATGATTGTTTTAAAATCGGCACGAGAGATTGAAAATATGAAGGAAGCTGGAAAGTTGCTTGCTTCTGTCCATAAAGAGCTGCGCAAAATCATCAAGCCAGGGGTTACAACCTGGGAAATTGATGAGTTTGTGGAGGATTTTTTGAAAAAGAATGGTGCGACTCCGCAGCAAAAAGGATATCGGAACTATCAGTATGCAACCTGCGCAAGCATCAATGATGAGGTTTGCCATGGATTTCCGCGGAAAGAAGCGCTCAAGGATGGCGACATTGTCACGATCGACATGGTCGTCAACCTGAACGGGGCTCTTGCTGATTCTGCCTGGAGCTATGCAGTAGGCAATATCAGCGAACAGTCGCAAAAACTGCTGGAAGTGACAAAAGAGGCATTATACCGCGGAATTGCCGCATCAGTGCACGGCAACCGTGTTGGTGATATCAGCCATGCGATCCAGTCCTATGTTGAGGGCGAGGGATTTTCGGTTGTGCGTGAATTCATCGGCCACGGAATCGGTTCTGTGATCCATGAGAAACCGGATATCCCGCACTATGGTCTGCCGGGAAAAGGTCCGCGCCTCAAAGAGGGCATGGTGTTCACGATCGAACCGATGGTCAATGTCGGGGAGTGGAAAACGAAGATGGATGACAATGGCTGGACAGCAAGGACAGTGGACGGCAAGCTGTCTGCCCAGTATGAGCACACAATCGCGATCACAAAGGATGGTCCGGTCATTTTAACTGAACAGGATTAA